Proteins from a genomic interval of Polaribacter sp. Q13:
- a CDS encoding NAD(P)/FAD-dependent oxidoreductase — MVKEIQLRVNLIEERKENILLYKASKQLSLDKSEISAVKVLRKSIDARKKDIIFNYKVAVYINENIPEKSDYIFEYKDVSNAKEIHIIGFGPAGMYAALRCIELGYKPVVLERGKNVQDRRRDLKAINQDHFVNEDSNYCFGEGGAGTYSDGKLYTRSLKRGDVRRIFENLVFHGATEQILVDAHPHIGTNKLPKIIENIRENILKYGGEIHFETRVTDFTVKNNKLQAIQLKNGTEMAVNSIILATGHSARDIYELLHKKEIALKAKSFAMGVRVEHPQEIIDQIQYHCKGERDELLPAAAYSLVHQVNNRGVYSFCMCPGGFIVPAATANGEVVVNGMSPSRRNNRFANSGIVVELDIDKDFKKYEHLGPLKGLEFQKDLEKIAFLAGGRTQTAPAQRLVDFVDGRLSNDLNDCSYQPGLKSAPLHSLLPKIIGSRLRKGFAAFGQKMHGYYTNEANIIGVESRTSSPVNIPRKENLEHTEIEGLYPCGEGGGYAGGIVSAAMDGERCAEAAIAKL, encoded by the coding sequence ATGGTAAAAGAAATTCAACTTCGAGTAAATTTAATAGAAGAACGTAAAGAAAACATCTTATTATACAAAGCTTCTAAGCAATTAAGCCTTGATAAAAGTGAAATTTCTGCCGTAAAAGTATTACGTAAATCTATCGATGCACGTAAAAAGGACATCATCTTTAATTACAAGGTAGCCGTTTATATCAACGAGAATATTCCCGAAAAATCTGATTATATTTTTGAATATAAAGATGTTTCTAATGCCAAAGAAATACATATTATTGGTTTTGGACCCGCAGGAATGTACGCTGCTTTGCGCTGTATTGAATTAGGGTATAAACCTGTAGTTTTAGAACGTGGAAAAAACGTACAAGATAGAAGGCGTGATTTAAAAGCGATTAACCAAGATCATTTTGTAAACGAAGATTCTAATTATTGTTTTGGAGAAGGTGGTGCCGGAACGTATTCTGATGGAAAACTGTACACCCGTTCTTTAAAACGTGGAGATGTGAGAAGAATTTTTGAAAACCTTGTTTTCCATGGCGCTACAGAACAGATTTTGGTAGACGCACATCCACATATTGGAACCAATAAACTGCCAAAAATCATTGAGAATATTCGTGAGAATATTTTAAAATATGGTGGAGAAATTCATTTTGAAACTCGTGTTACAGATTTCACTGTAAAAAACAATAAATTACAAGCTATTCAGCTGAAAAACGGAACAGAAATGGCTGTGAATTCAATTATTTTAGCAACCGGACATTCGGCAAGAGATATTTACGAATTGTTGCATAAAAAAGAAATTGCTTTAAAGGCAAAATCTTTTGCTATGGGCGTTCGTGTAGAACATCCACAAGAAATTATTGATCAAATTCAATATCACTGCAAAGGAGAAAGAGATGAATTATTACCTGCTGCTGCCTATAGTTTAGTGCATCAAGTAAATAACAGAGGCGTATATTCTTTTTGCATGTGTCCCGGTGGATTTATTGTGCCTGCAGCTACTGCGAACGGAGAAGTTGTTGTAAACGGAATGTCACCCTCTCGTAGAAATAACCGTTTTGCAAATTCGGGTATTGTAGTTGAATTAGATATTGATAAAGATTTTAAGAAATACGAACATTTAGGTCCTTTAAAAGGCTTAGAATTTCAAAAAGATTTAGAAAAAATAGCTTTTTTAGCTGGTGGAAGAACACAAACTGCACCCGCACAAAGGCTGGTAGATTTTGTGGATGGTAGACTTTCTAACGATTTAAATGATTGTTCTTATCAACCTGGATTAAAATCGGCTCCTTTACATTCTTTATTACCTAAAATTATTGGTAGTAGATTGCGAAAAGGTTTTGCTGCATTCGGACAAAAAATGCACGGTTATTATACCAACGAAGCCAATATTATTGGTGTAGAATCTAGAACTTCATCACCAGTAAACATCCCAAGAAAAGAAAATTTAGAGCATACAGAAATAGAAGGCTTATATCCTTGTGGAGAAGGTGGTGGTTATGCCGGCGGAATAGTTTCTGCTGCCATGGACGGAGAACGTTGTGCGGAAGCTGCAATTGCAAAATTGTAG
- a CDS encoding succinylglutamate desuccinylase/aspartoacylase family protein, whose product MSSKPFVLLGKVIPEGKRTILDLEVAKLHTRTTVKVPVIIERSHNPGPVVLLLAGIHGDETNGVGIVREIIDLGINKPQKGTIICIPVFNIFGYLIHTREFPDGRDLNRMFPGTLNGSLASQFAYQFTEKIAPFVDYVIDFHTGGGKRDNIAQIRCNKDDEKALELAKVFNPPMIVFSENIRKSLRDTLHKMGKTVLLFEGGKSNELNPTIINEGVNGTKNVLIRLGLIEGEITVRATPIFVNKAKWLRAAHSGMFKITAINGSFVKKKEVLGIIQDPFGEFKKKVYAPFNGHVFCINKTPIVNKGDALFHISIDE is encoded by the coding sequence ATGTCGAGTAAACCTTTTGTCCTTCTAGGAAAAGTAATTCCTGAAGGAAAACGTACAATTTTAGATTTAGAAGTAGCTAAATTACATACAAGAACAACGGTAAAAGTTCCGGTAATTATAGAGCGTTCTCATAATCCTGGACCTGTAGTTTTACTATTAGCTGGTATTCATGGAGACGAAACTAACGGTGTTGGTATTGTTAGAGAAATTATAGATTTAGGCATTAACAAACCTCAAAAAGGGACTATTATTTGCATTCCTGTTTTTAATATTTTTGGGTATTTAATACATACCCGAGAATTTCCTGACGGTAGAGATTTAAATAGAATGTTTCCAGGTACTTTAAATGGATCTTTAGCTAGCCAATTTGCCTATCAGTTTACAGAAAAAATTGCGCCGTTTGTAGATTATGTAATTGATTTTCATACTGGAGGTGGTAAACGTGATAATATAGCGCAAATTAGATGTAATAAAGATGATGAAAAAGCGCTAGAATTGGCAAAGGTATTTAACCCACCAATGATTGTTTTTTCTGAAAATATTAGAAAATCATTACGAGACACTTTACATAAAATGGGTAAAACTGTTTTACTTTTTGAAGGTGGAAAATCAAATGAACTAAATCCAACGATTATAAATGAAGGCGTAAACGGAACTAAAAATGTTTTAATTCGTTTAGGTTTAATTGAAGGAGAAATTACCGTAAGAGCAACTCCAATTTTTGTAAACAAAGCAAAATGGTTACGAGCAGCGCATTCTGGAATGTTTAAAATTACCGCTATCAACGGAAGTTTTGTAAAAAAGAAAGAGGTTTTGGGTATTATACAAGATCCTTTTGGCGAATTTAAAAAGAAAGTTTACGCACCTTTTAATGGTCATGTTTTTTGCATTAACAAAACACCTATTGTTAATAAAGGAGATGCGCTTTTTCATATAAGTATTGATGAATAA
- a CDS encoding RimK/LysX family protein, with the protein MKITIGRVDKADFPELHLEDIDVKVDSGAYTSSIHCSNIEEIILNNEHFIRFKLLDPEHSLYNNKEFTTKNYASKLVKSSNGISEKRYLVETEIVIFDQTFPIHLTLSERKDMTYPVLLGRKFLNKIFVIDTIKKNLSHKLKNKI; encoded by the coding sequence ATGAAAATTACTATTGGTCGTGTTGATAAAGCAGATTTTCCGGAACTACATTTAGAAGACATTGATGTAAAAGTTGATTCTGGTGCTTACACCTCGTCAATTCATTGTTCTAATATTGAAGAAATTATTCTAAATAATGAACACTTTATCCGATTTAAATTATTAGATCCAGAACATTCATTATACAACAATAAGGAGTTTACTACTAAAAATTATGCTTCTAAATTGGTAAAAAGTTCTAATGGAATTTCTGAAAAAAGGTATTTAGTAGAAACTGAAATTGTAATTTTTGACCAAACTTTTCCGATTCATTTAACATTAAGTGAACGTAAAGACATGACCTACCCTGTATTATTGGGAAGAAAATTTTTAAATAAAATATTTGTGATAGACACCATAAAGAAAAATTTATCACACAAATTAAAAAACAAAATATAA
- a CDS encoding carbohydrate kinase, which produces MSKIVCFGEVLWDVFPTHKKIGGAPLNVAIRLKSFHNDVAMISAIGNDELGKIILNYINELNINSKAVTVLEDFTTGEVAVTLNEKGAATYEIVHPRAWDKIPFTKESSDLVKQADAFVFGSLITRDAVSKNTLYQLLEFAKYAIFDVNLRAPFYAKEVLVELMHKADFIKFNDEELYEISAFLGSPFHNLEQNIHFIAQKTKTAHICVTKGEHGAVLLYDNTLFYNSGYQIKVADTVGSGDSFLASLISKLINGSTPQKAIDFACAVGALVAQNEGANPIISESEVEEFSCL; this is translated from the coding sequence ATGTCTAAAATTGTATGTTTTGGTGAAGTTTTATGGGATGTTTTTCCTACACATAAAAAAATAGGAGGAGCTCCATTAAATGTTGCTATTCGTTTAAAATCCTTTCATAATGACGTTGCCATGATAAGTGCTATTGGTAATGATGAATTAGGTAAAATAATTTTGAATTATATTAACGAATTAAATATAAATTCTAAGGCTGTAACAGTTTTAGAAGATTTTACAACGGGAGAAGTTGCAGTAACATTAAACGAAAAAGGAGCTGCTACATATGAGATTGTTCATCCTAGAGCTTGGGATAAAATTCCATTTACAAAAGAATCATCTGATTTGGTAAAACAAGCTGATGCTTTTGTTTTTGGGAGTTTAATAACCAGAGATGCTGTGTCTAAAAACACGTTGTATCAACTTTTAGAATTTGCTAAATATGCTATTTTTGATGTGAATTTAAGAGCGCCTTTTTATGCAAAAGAAGTTTTAGTTGAGTTGATGCATAAGGCAGATTTTATTAAGTTTAATGATGAAGAATTGTATGAAATTAGTGCTTTTTTAGGTTCTCCTTTTCATAATTTAGAACAGAACATACATTTTATAGCTCAGAAAACAAAAACAGCACATATTTGCGTTACCAAAGGTGAGCATGGTGCTGTTTTATTATATGACAATACATTGTTTTACAATAGTGGTTATCAAATTAAAGTTGCTGATACAGTAGGATCTGGAGACTCTTTTTTAGCTTCATTAATAAGTAAATTAATTAATGGTTCAACTCCACAAAAAGCAATTGATTTTGCTTGTGCTGTTGGTGCCTTAGTTGCTCAAAATGAAGGAGCAAACCCTATTATTTCTGAAAGTGAAGTTGAGGAGTTTAGTTGTCTCTAG
- a CDS encoding PPK2 family polyphosphate kinase has product MKMHKGEYKVENTIQLANFNTKEVIEKAEKKLKKIRKKLSKIQDTMYAEGKYSMLICLQGMDTSGKDSLIREVFKDVNARGVEVHSFKVPTELELKHDFLWRHYIALPAKGKIGVFNRTHYENVLVTRVHPGYVFGENIPTIHTLEDINDAFFHERMERINNFEKHIVDSGTIVLKFFLNLSKDEQKNRLLRRLNLPAKNWKFSAGDLKERKLWDKYQFCYEDLLNRTSKENAPWFVIPADDKPTARFILADIVLKELEKYNFKEPTLPAKIQDQVEEFKTQLNNE; this is encoded by the coding sequence ATGAAAATGCATAAAGGGGAGTATAAAGTAGAAAACACTATTCAATTAGCTAATTTTAATACAAAAGAAGTAATTGAAAAGGCCGAGAAAAAGCTAAAGAAAATCAGAAAAAAACTGAGTAAAATTCAGGATACGATGTATGCAGAAGGCAAATATAGTATGTTAATTTGCTTACAAGGAATGGACACATCTGGTAAAGATAGCTTAATTAGAGAAGTTTTTAAAGATGTAAACGCACGTGGAGTTGAGGTGCATAGTTTTAAAGTACCAACAGAATTAGAATTAAAGCACGATTTTTTATGGCGCCATTATATTGCGCTTCCTGCAAAAGGGAAAATAGGTGTTTTTAATAGAACGCATTACGAAAATGTGTTGGTAACAAGAGTGCATCCTGGTTATGTTTTTGGAGAAAATATTCCGACAATACATACGTTAGAAGATATCAATGATGCTTTTTTCCACGAAAGAATGGAAAGAATCAATAATTTTGAAAAACATATTGTTGATAGTGGAACCATTGTTTTAAAATTCTTTTTAAATTTATCTAAAGACGAACAAAAAAACAGATTATTACGTAGATTAAATCTACCCGCAAAGAATTGGAAGTTTTCTGCAGGCGATTTAAAAGAACGCAAATTGTGGGATAAATACCAATTTTGTTATGAAGATTTATTAAATAGAACTTCTAAAGAAAACGCACCTTGGTTTGTAATTCCTGCGGATGATAAACCTACAGCAAGGTTTATTTTAGCAGATATTGTATTAAAAGAACTAGAAAAATATAATTTTAAAGAACCTACGCTTCCTGCAAAAATTCAGGATCAGGTAGAAGAATTTAAAACACAATTAAATAACGAATAG
- the rimK gene encoding 30S ribosomal protein S6--L-glutamate ligase — protein sequence MRIVILSRNPNLYSTRRLVEAATKRKHEVFVVDHLKCNIEIERKAPKIFYKGEYLEDIDAIIPRIGASVTFYGTAVIRQFEMMKVFSAVSSIALTRSRDKLSSLQILARAGVGLPKTVFTNYTKDVEHVINSVGGTPLVLKLLEGTQGLGVVLAETPNAATSVLEAFNGLGARVIAQEFIKEAGGADIRAFVVDGKVIGAMKRQGKEGEFRSNLHRGGNANIIELTDEEERTALKATKAMGLGIAGVDMLQSSKGPLVLEVNSSPGLEGIEKATGKNIAKEIIRYLELHVE from the coding sequence ATGAGAATTGTAATCCTGTCTAGGAACCCCAACCTATACTCTACAAGAAGATTGGTTGAAGCTGCCACAAAAAGAAAGCACGAAGTATTTGTTGTAGATCACTTAAAATGTAACATTGAGATCGAAAGAAAAGCTCCAAAAATATTTTATAAAGGAGAATATTTAGAAGATATCGATGCTATTATTCCTAGAATTGGAGCTTCCGTAACTTTTTATGGAACAGCGGTTATACGTCAATTTGAAATGATGAAAGTATTTTCTGCAGTCTCTTCTATTGCATTAACTAGATCTAGAGATAAATTAAGCAGTTTACAAATTTTAGCAAGAGCTGGTGTTGGTTTACCTAAAACGGTATTTACAAACTACACAAAAGATGTAGAACATGTAATAAATTCTGTTGGAGGAACTCCTTTAGTTTTAAAACTTTTAGAAGGAACACAAGGTTTAGGTGTTGTTTTAGCTGAAACACCAAATGCTGCAACTTCTGTTTTAGAAGCCTTTAATGGCTTAGGTGCTAGAGTAATTGCACAAGAATTTATTAAGGAAGCTGGAGGTGCAGATATTAGAGCTTTTGTGGTAGATGGTAAAGTAATTGGAGCCATGAAACGTCAAGGAAAAGAAGGCGAATTCCGTTCTAATTTACATAGAGGAGGAAATGCAAATATTATTGAATTAACAGACGAAGAAGAAAGAACAGCTTTAAAAGCAACCAAAGCTATGGGCTTAGGTATTGCTGGTGTAGATATGCTACAATCCTCTAAAGGGCCATTGGTTTTAGAAGTAAACTCTTCTCCAGGTTTAGAAGGAATTGAAAAAGCAACTGGAAAAAATATTGCGAAAGAAATTATCCGTTATTTAGAATTACATGTCGAGTAA
- a CDS encoding mechanosensitive ion channel family protein: MEQIVNILKSLIEPTSIILLLILLLFINSWIFKKIKSNKLSGNILKNSVSALVIFVGLLIFILSFPIDKSLKGQILSFLAIVVSAGIALSSTTILGNIIAGIMNNSMNRFRNGDLIEIGDLQGRVTKKSIFHTEIQLEDSNFITIPNLYIASNPVKLTRKTDTVIAISVSLGYDIPRTTIEKLLKEAATLTGLKTPYVYIKNLGDFSVVYKIHGFLEDSSKYFSTISLLNGNVMDVLHNEKIEIVSPTFMNQRNTSDKYFIPKKSTEKESTNSEKNPEDLIFDKAIKSEKIEKKKDQLDELDKQQELLRKKQKSLKIVDEIQKNKLSIKKIDDLKTKVEKSIEKQKEDEDLNN, encoded by the coding sequence ATGGAACAGATAGTTAACATCTTAAAATCGTTAATAGAACCTACTAGCATTATTCTATTATTAATTCTTTTATTATTTATCAATTCATGGATCTTTAAAAAAATAAAATCTAATAAATTATCTGGTAATATTTTAAAAAACAGTGTCTCCGCGCTAGTTATTTTTGTTGGTTTGCTTATTTTCATATTATCTTTTCCTATTGATAAAAGCCTAAAAGGTCAAATCTTAAGTTTTCTAGCCATTGTAGTCAGTGCAGGAATTGCGTTAAGTTCAACCACAATTTTAGGTAATATTATTGCAGGAATCATGAACAATTCTATGAATCGTTTTAGAAATGGAGACCTTATAGAAATTGGAGATTTACAAGGTAGAGTTACCAAAAAAAGTATTTTTCATACAGAAATTCAGTTAGAAGACAGTAATTTTATTACAATCCCCAATTTATACATCGCTTCCAATCCTGTTAAGCTAACTCGAAAAACAGATACTGTAATAGCCATTTCTGTTTCATTAGGCTATGACATTCCCAGAACAACTATAGAAAAACTGCTGAAAGAAGCTGCTACGTTAACCGGATTAAAAACGCCATATGTATACATTAAAAATTTGGGTGATTTTTCTGTAGTGTATAAAATACATGGTTTTCTAGAAGATAGCAGCAAATATTTTAGCACCATTTCTCTTTTAAATGGTAATGTAATGGATGTTTTACATAATGAAAAAATTGAGATTGTTTCTCCAACTTTTATGAATCAGAGAAATACAAGTGATAAATATTTTATACCAAAAAAGAGTACTGAGAAAGAAAGCACTAATAGCGAAAAAAACCCTGAAGATTTAATTTTTGACAAAGCGATAAAGTCAGAAAAAATAGAAAAGAAGAAAGACCAACTTGACGAATTAGATAAACAACAAGAATTACTCCGTAAAAAACAGAAAAGTTTAAAGATAGTAGATGAAATTCAAAAAAATAAATTATCAATAAAAAAAATTGATGACCTAAAAACAAAAGTTGAAAAAAGTATTGAAAAACAAAAGGAAGATGAGGACTTGAATAATTAA
- a CDS encoding ABC transporter ATPase, translated as MFTEYKNLPNNSRVWIYQSDREFTAKEVEFITEKAIDFINQWTRHGDDLKGSFTIKYNQFLVLAVDESFNNVSGCSIDSSVRFIKEIENELKLDLMDKMNVTFKDNDNVNLVKLFDFQQFAKEQKVTGETIVFNNMVNTKADFESNWEIPAKDSWHKRFLV; from the coding sequence ATGTTTACAGAATATAAAAATTTACCAAATAATTCTCGCGTTTGGATTTATCAATCCGACAGAGAATTTACTGCAAAAGAAGTTGAATTTATTACTGAAAAAGCAATAGATTTCATCAATCAATGGACGCGTCATGGAGACGATTTAAAAGGTTCTTTTACTATAAAATACAATCAGTTTTTAGTGTTAGCAGTAGATGAAAGTTTTAATAATGTGTCTGGTTGTTCTATAGATAGTTCGGTTCGTTTTATTAAAGAAATAGAAAATGAATTGAAATTAGATTTAATGGATAAAATGAATGTTACTTTTAAAGATAACGACAATGTTAATTTAGTAAAATTGTTCGATTTTCAGCAGTTTGCAAAAGAACAGAAGGTAACTGGAGAAACTATTGTGTTTAATAATATGGTAAATACAAAAGCAGATTTTGAAAGCAATTGGGAGATTCCAGCAAAAGATAGTTGGCACAAACGTTTTTTGGTATAA
- a CDS encoding 3'-5' exonuclease, with translation MELKLIKPIVFFDLETTGVNIATDKIVEIAILKVFPNGNKESKTWLVNPEMEIPQGSIDVHGITNEKVASEPTFKELAPKINEMIGDADLAGFNSNRFDIPLLAEELMRAGIDFDMKNRKAIDVQVIFHKKEQRTLSAGYQFYCGKELEGAHGAEADTNATYEILLAQLDKYEDIENSVDALSEYSTHGERADFAGFILMNDEKQEIFSFGKYKGRTVEEVFKENPGYNNWMQNADFPLYTKKVLKEIKERMTAPKKQMSDAEKLQALQQKFNLR, from the coding sequence TTGGAATTAAAACTTATTAAACCAATCGTATTTTTCGATTTAGAAACAACAGGTGTAAATATTGCAACGGATAAAATTGTAGAAATAGCAATTTTAAAAGTGTTTCCGAACGGAAATAAAGAAAGTAAAACTTGGTTGGTAAACCCGGAAATGGAAATTCCACAAGGCTCAATAGATGTACACGGAATTACCAATGAAAAAGTAGCTTCAGAACCAACTTTTAAAGAATTGGCACCAAAAATTAATGAGATGATTGGTGATGCTGATTTAGCTGGTTTTAATTCTAACCGTTTCGATATTCCACTTTTAGCGGAAGAATTAATGCGAGCAGGTATCGACTTTGATATGAAAAATAGAAAAGCCATTGATGTGCAAGTCATTTTTCATAAAAAGGAACAAAGAACTTTAAGTGCAGGTTATCAATTTTACTGTGGTAAAGAATTAGAAGGTGCACACGGAGCAGAAGCAGATACCAATGCAACCTATGAAATTTTGTTGGCTCAGTTAGATAAATATGAAGATATAGAGAATTCTGTAGATGCTTTAAGTGAATATTCTACACACGGAGAAAGAGCCGATTTTGCTGGTTTTATTTTAATGAATGATGAAAAGCAAGAGATTTTCTCTTTCGGAAAATACAAAGGTAGAACCGTAGAAGAGGTGTTTAAAGAAAACCCTGGGTATAATAACTGGATGCAAAATGCAGACTTTCCTTTATACACCAAAAAGGTGTTGAAAGAAATTAAAGAAAGAATGACGGCTCCAAAAAAGCAAATGTCTGACGCAGAAAAGTTACAAGCTTTGCAACAGAAATTTAATTTAAGATAG
- a CDS encoding glycosyltransferase translates to MKSILMISLHGYVGAHAELGKPDTGGQVVYVLELADRFSRLGKRVDLLTRQFEEQPEYDVVDDNFSVWRIPFGGKKFIRKEDMHDHLKKFVTNTLAAIKKENKKYDVVYSHYWDAGWAGQKIAEELGICHVHTPHSLGWWKQHSMGSDMDEKEMEKTYRFKERIRKEYFVYQMCNFVIATTLPQVDLLVQQYDVLSRNCSMIPPGIDENRFYPVPSKENDKIRLKYDIKPTDILALGRMAHNKGYDLLLHALPTVFELCPEARLVAAIGGDSQQDRDGIETLKVLAKELGVMDKIKWKNYIADEDLANVYRSASIFVMPSRYEPFGMVAIEAMACGTPSVITVHGGLCDLIDFGNQALFADPHRPKEFGAMMAMPLLYPKLRNEMSVEGARFARRNFGWTGIAKRMLTIFNSSINQNTMESNIY, encoded by the coding sequence ATGAAATCAATATTAATGATTTCTTTACATGGATATGTAGGGGCGCATGCAGAATTAGGAAAACCAGATACAGGAGGTCAAGTAGTATATGTATTAGAATTAGCAGATAGATTTAGTAGATTAGGCAAGCGTGTAGATTTGTTAACACGGCAGTTTGAAGAGCAACCAGAGTATGATGTTGTAGATGATAATTTTAGTGTTTGGAGAATTCCTTTTGGTGGAAAAAAATTCATCAGAAAAGAAGACATGCACGACCATTTAAAAAAGTTTGTGACCAATACATTGGCTGCTATAAAAAAAGAAAATAAAAAATACGATGTGGTGTATTCTCATTATTGGGATGCAGGTTGGGCAGGACAAAAAATTGCAGAAGAATTAGGAATTTGTCATGTACATACACCACATTCTTTAGGTTGGTGGAAACAACATTCTATGGGAAGTGATATGGACGAAAAAGAGATGGAAAAAACCTATCGATTTAAAGAACGTATTAGGAAAGAATATTTTGTGTATCAGATGTGTAATTTTGTAATTGCAACGACGCTTCCTCAAGTAGATTTATTGGTGCAGCAATATGATGTTTTGTCTAGAAATTGTAGCATGATTCCTCCCGGAATTGATGAAAATAGATTCTATCCCGTTCCATCTAAAGAGAATGATAAAATCCGATTAAAATATGATATCAAACCAACCGATATTTTAGCACTCGGTAGAATGGCACATAATAAAGGTTATGATTTGTTATTACATGCCTTACCAACTGTTTTTGAGTTGTGTCCGGAAGCTAGATTGGTAGCGGCAATTGGTGGAGATTCGCAACAGGATAGAGACGGAATAGAAACGTTAAAAGTACTAGCGAAGGAGCTTGGAGTGATGGACAAGATAAAGTGGAAAAACTATATTGCAGATGAAGATTTAGCAAACGTATATAGATCTGCAAGTATTTTTGTAATGCCTTCTAGATATGAGCCTTTTGGTATGGTTGCTATTGAAGCAATGGCTTGTGGAACACCAAGTGTAATAACTGTGCATGGTGGTTTATGCGATTTAATTGATTTTGGAAATCAAGCTTTATTTGCAGATCCACACAGACCAAAAGAATTTGGTGCAATGATGGCAATGCCACTGTTGTATCCTAAATTAAGAAACGAAATGTCTGTTGAAGGAGCACGTTTTGCACGTAGAAATTTTGGTTGGACGGGAATCGCAAAAAGGATGTTAACCATTTTTAATAGTTCTATAAATCAAAACACTATGGAATCTAATATTTATTAG